The Plasmodium yoelii strain 17X genome assembly, chromosome: 14 DNA segment aatattttcattttctatttttattgttgGGCATACTTCAAttatctcatttttttttatttcagcAAATGAAAAAACCCCTAATCCATTATAATTCGATTTtccaataaatatatttttgtgtatATCATTAAAGTTAATTTCATcctttttcaaaatatgtgCCAATTTATTCTTTGCAAAATAATTGTGAAATTTCCTTCGaataatattcatttattaatagtacataaataattatatagatatattaaaCCATTTGAATTATTAGTTTCTAActttttgaaatattatgATCATATTAGTCAACTTTATTTTCAATGAACTTTTATTTAAACGTCTTACAAACACAAGAACATACTTATAGTATGCCTTTTGGTACACCCTCTACATTTATTTtagtaaaaaaatgaaataaataaaaataacctAAAAGCtccaaaaatattattatacatttatatatacccttaaattataatttcccgagaaatatttaaatcttattttatatggatattccattttttattatatttccttGACCCAATgtatattcttttatttcgTGCGTAAAAAAGGGAACAACCAAATTGTAGAAGATAaaagtaatttttttgacaaacgaaaaaatgtatatttgataatttttcaaTTGTTTATAACAATGGAAGGATTGTACcaatttttgtttaatttccAGGAATgtgaaattataaataaaaattatgttaaaagaaataacttatataaaaataacgttttaaatttataacaaacaaaaaaaacataattatgATTacataaaatgtttaaaaaaaaaataataaacatgaaaaataaataaaattagaaCAATAAAAGGAGTAAACTATTCGAATATAATACAAGGAATATACACATACATTTGTATTTCTGTgtgaatttataattaaaatttatttctttgTCCTTTTTTTTCGGTATATTTAAATTGTCATGTATACAGGCATTGCAAAAGATGAATGAACATCGTTCAGCTGAATTAGTTGGTCTTCCAAGTGCTTAGGTATTTTTATATCAccaaatatatcatatttgtcactttttttatttttataatgttgaatattataataaataattgaCAATGCTGATATTGCAAAAAAACTATGGAACAAGTCTGGTTGCTTATaggatatattttctttatcataataattGAAAACTTCActtcttttaatataattattattttgttgaACTCTTGAAAATCCACCATTATCTTTATCTTgacattttaaaataaaatttattaatatatttacatttaaaagTTTACTTAAATTACATTTGAGACTTACTAAACTACTCAAAACCCACCAAGAGTAGCAAACATCATGGTTCTTAGAAACTCGCCCATTAATACCTTGATTTTCATATCGATCGCATAGCCAcctatatatagaaaaaggaagaaataaaaaaaatatttaaaatattatgattatTGAAAAGGGTTAGGAAAAAATTTACCTAAACCATGAAATgtgtttaaatttttataataatgtgcatatgtatatatatttgaacaTGTATacgtatttatttttgttagtTGCACCTTATCAACTTGGATCTTATTAACTTgtttgtaaataaaaaacttctattattattatctttcAAAAGATTTAGCGAATTAACTGCGCAGAATGTAGTTCCGGCATGAGACTCTGATCCAGGGAATTTTGAAAACCCTCCATCAACATTAAAACAATTTAATATCcaatttatacatttttgagTATTGTTAttagtgtatatatatatatttctttttgataataatagatttataaaatatagagaTGATAATGAGCAAAAAACAAATCGCATGTCACCATCAAAATGTAATAAGAAActttttaaagaaaaatgataaaatccTTTATCTTCATCAAacattaaattaataaaattgtatatttctAACAATGTTTTAGTGCTTATATCATTTTCACTTGTtctatttattaaaaataatatttgaaTGGCACTTAATGTAGATATTACATTTGATTCATATaaccattttttattacatggACTAAAACCGCATacaatgaattttttttttattttttttttatttttaaatccaCATAAATGTGTAGCATTTTGGAATAAATTAAGATTCTTTTTTTCAACCTTATCAATCTCtctcatattttttatcaataaaTCATTAGTTGTATTTTCGTTAGTATTAAatgttatattaattttttgttcCTTATTTTTAGGGAATTCTATTCggtttatattttcatcagTTTTACCATTATAATGAGAAATATTGTCCATTGATATGTTTGTCCCTTCATTATCTATctttatattaataacatCATCATAAGCTTTTCGTTTTACTATTTTAATTACTtcatttatatctttatctgacagaattttatttttctttttataattataaataatatcttccttaattttttttttttgcaaagATTGCATTACcaataaatataacatatctattacatttttttctaaaatatcaCTCAAACTATTTTTTCCCTTGTTCATTATTAAAATTCCACTAAGAACCCAAAAAACTCCATTAATCAAAATTGATTCATATTTATCCGATGCATAGTCCCTTTTAGATTTCGATcctaatttttcttttatgctctttaaaaaatattcttcatgtaattttatattcaattccatattattatattttgttaattaaacataaacaaaaatatatatatgatcaAACTgtgcaataataataaaaatggtaattTTGTAGGAtgttgtaaaaaatataaattgatGTGCTCTCAAAATGTgcacatttaaaaaatgtatattatgtCATAGGATAGGGtccaaaataaaataaaagactGAAAAGGGgaaggaaaaaaaagaaaagcaTATTacagaaataaataaaaaaaataaaccattatacataaatatagtCATATCAACAGAttaacatttattatatacaacaTGAACAAATATGATATGCTTACTATAAGTCCACTAAAAAAATCACTCAGAAATATGCATGATTTactagaaaaaaatgatttataattattcttaatatgaaaaaatgtcaTCAATGTTCCTATTAATGTAAATACTGAAAAAAAGAGAAACCCTTTTATCCCTTGAAGTCCCAAAATTCCAGCAGTTATTCCCCCAATTATCCCATAGAATTGTCTACTTAATATTAATGAACTTTTGTTATGCTTAactatattttcatcatatttattactCTCCAATATTTTTGAGTTTAAACTATCTTTTATGTTATCTTTATTTCGATTATCAATGCTTGCGTTTGTTtccattattttaaaaaaaggaagAATAAAAcgtgaaaaaataaatataaataagcaAGAAAATAACTAAATGATTTACAATACAACCCAAACGAATaaccaaataaataaaaatccaGAAAGAGAAAactttttgaaaaaaaaaaatatatataaatatagaaaaatattcaaTAATACAGGAAATCGTGCTACTTCTATATTCGCccttatttattatataaattttaaaaatgcatttaatgattatataaatatataaaaaaaaactaaaaattaataaatatgattatCTAATTGGATAAGCACATACTTTggctttaaaaaaaatataactaaaATGAAGGGTACTCAAATAGTTACGTGCTTACAATTTTGACTAAAATTTTccgctattttttttaattaacgTTTAAAACTTAATATTCATATtcttaatttataaaaacaaaaaataaacatagaAAAAAGAACGAAAAAATTATTgtacataaataaattttttttttgtggctttcataaataaaattaaaatactTAGTGTATTTTTTCATCACAAAATCTTTAAGTTAACTATCAAAAACTGTTTACATATTACTATACAAGTTtagtaataatttttatcatattatattcacaaattaaaaaaaaaataaattagaagGAAACAAAATTGTTAgcaatttaaaattttatgtataccattcattaaaatggatatatgcacatgtatatatataatttattttatactttccaaaacatatttaatagGTTGAATGCTACATATATATGACAATTTTTCCATTGGGGGAAAAATGATAAACATATAATCTTATTGTCTAAAAATGGACAACAACACCCAAAagattaaataatataaataaatatttttgttgGTCTGTCCctattatatttaacaaaattaacTACAATAtaccattattatatatgatgagtattttaattaacaataatattatataacacAAATAAAATCTTATGAcctcatatttattaattaaattttatatataatacataaattaAAGTAAACAAAcccttttattattatatgaatgtGTAGATACACCTGCATATTCATTTTAAgacattttcatttttaagcTATGGTAAATTGCATTGTTTCTGATaaaatacatacatataaattaacCTTAGTATATGATATGAGCTTTGGTCaatttatatctttataaaAATAGGTATACGTAATAAGTAGATAAAATTCCttgttttaatattttggaaatatatattattctgaaaaatattttcttggATTTTGTTACTCTTTGTCAACATATTGATATCAACgtgtatgtatatgcatacatagTAGTATGAGATAGCATAAAAGgtgttaattttttgttctgtctatataaaatatatattttttgtcataaattatttatccATGCCAAAATGAttagaataaaaattattcttCTGTTTATATGTGCCTACTCATTTCTTAACATAAGTGGTTCTGTCAAAATTCAAAATAATGATGCTTTATATAACTGTTCTAGTGTATTATGTTCATATGATAAATTGTCAAATATTCATGAAAATTCAAAAGCTATATTAACAGaattagaaaatatattattcgatGTGCGTGATGAAAAAAACGTGCACCAATCAggtttatttaaaaaaaattaattaaaactATTTGAGAGAATAAGAAACAATTTTctaaaaaagttataaaaCATACAAATGGATATTcacataataaataaatatatatatatatatattcatcataataattctaaaatgattttttatccataaactattattattttactgGCAGAGAACGAATATAATAAGAGACTTGATCTTGAAATAAAATTTCCAGAGAAGGACGATTACGACGATTCGTTATATTTATCATCAGATCAAGattatgaaaatgaaatGAGTTATATGAACCCTGTACCttacataattattaatagCATGGACGCaggttttttatttttatttttattttctaaataattTAAGAGTATATTGTATTCCTTCTATAATTAtctgtttattttttttttttttcattttttgggAAAAATTGGACCTATTTAGATGATTTGGAAAGATCTATactagtaaaaaaaaaagagaaaacaataaaaaaaattaaagagcCAATTTTTATGCAAACTTTGATTCACATTTTTAACcgaaatttatattttatttcattttttttaagaatgatgatataaatgaattaGACAATTCAGAGGAAATATCTTTAGCAAATGAAGAGGACATAGATATTGCCTTTTCTAAAATCCATCGagtataaaattaacaaaatttatatatctttcagttttatattaatttactAGTTAATGTATAAGCATTTATGTCCATAAATTAACATAATTACATTGCTAGACAAACTATAGATacatgatatattttttgttcttttttataAGCTCAAGGAGAAACAAAATCATTCCCAAAAGGAAAAGAAGTAACCacgataaataaaaaaaaaatatagaaattataataattgaaTAATACCTTtaatattgcatatatttatttccgTTTTTTGACCCAAagaaaaattgtatattttcTCATATTAAACCCtttttaatgtttttttttttttttttaaatgataattttaCATTAAAGCAAATATAGTTTAAAGAAGTTTCTacgataaaaaattttacatTATTACCAATAAGCTTGAAGAAATATATGggaaaaatgttttattatatttttaaatatttttaaaaaataataagtttatataaatacatgTACACGTTCTAACTTATATggatacatatataatttcatatattttcatattgtGTTTTGTGTATcatttttgtcatttttttgttttaccttttataaataaatagacGCACATTATGGCTCAATAATTAAAACACATAAATGTGtatgtgcatatattatttattttcagaAACAATTcttaaaaacaataataaaaaaacaaattaatgtGGTGTAGGAACATAACCATCTACATAAAAATTTCGAGTCATCGGTGggagttttatttttattccatcTAATTCTTTAGTAAGTTTAACTTGACAACCTAATCTagaactaaaaaaaaaatgaatccatatatatgattattGTATAATGCTGCAACTTGGtcatcaaaataaaaataaaatgtattagcATAGTAAacgtatatacatatttatatatgttggaaaaaaaaaaaattcatataatatgatatattacGTTTCAGTTATACACGGAGCTAATTCTAGCATGTCAAGCTCATTATCTTGGGCTTCTGGTAAAAGTTCATAAAACTCGTCATCAATTATTACATGACAAGTTGAACATGCGCAAAAACCTTCACAAGCGCCTTTGTAAAGGAAAGAAAGTTAATAAGTTATGAATAGGGGATATATTTGTATGTAGATATGTAGACTATATAAGGAATAGCTATATTATTGTAccttctatattaatattattttcatggGCGACCTTTAATATGCTATCTCCTACTTGTGCTTTGACTGTTGTTTCATGGTTGTCGTGATTTAAAAATGTCACAttacttaaaaaaatgtaaaatgaataaataaaataatttgtaaaaataattaataatattacaaaaaattaaagcacAAGTATGATATACACATATGcacatgtttatattttttcgttCGATTATTTACATTTCATCAGAATTTTGGGTTGTaaaactttttttaaaattcaaatatatataattatttttgaacGTGCTCGGTAAAAcccttttaaatatattattcctGATGGGGAAGCTAAATCCtacacaaataaaaatttaagttTGTTAGTCATATCATTTATGAATATACCATACATATATACGTAATGTGGTCtgccttttttttttattttatatatgattCTTACTGGAAATCATTTTTTCCCCCTTCcttcatttaaatttatgGACCTTTTTAACGTAATTATTCATGTATaaccatatttatttttgcataaaatttaatttccCTCTTTCTATACGTATATTTACTCACTGGTTtgttatatttctttattatacattttatatattaacataCACCGAAATTAATATGAGAATTGTGCTTATAGataaaattcatattttcaaaaaagttacaaatatttataatgcaAAATTTTGGGAATATATTgaaggaaaataaaataataagcaagtaaataatatatagttaCTGAAAAATTAGTTATTTATCAgttaaaataaatgtaataatatagtTGAGCGTCTTCGTACATTTATAAGtgtaatatatacataataagaatattaaaattattatatatattgcgAAAATTGgcaaatatatttcatagcCAACCTTCTCTTTTCCCCCAAAAATTTTACACTTGACAAacctttataatatatatttaaattttaattctTAGTATTGAAATAatgtaaaatttttatatttattataatttatttgttttttttaatcatgccttttatttatttttttctccttttaatatttatatatacacgcATGTATGTAATTTGGGGATGTTGATGGCTTATATTTATCACCtactaaaaatattttatattttttttatagcttATTTGTAAAACTAAGAAAAATTTCACtcattttgttaataatataaataaaattatatattcaagTATAATACAgaatttatatcattaatataaaaacaacaCATTGATCACAGACCTATAGctataagaaaaataaaaaaatagggGGATTCATTTAGTGAAATCAAATAAATCACATAgaaaaaatgtatacatttataatataaatatatttatatattaataagtcAGTTTTCAAACGATAACTTATATTTTGccaatttttgaaaatatcaTGTTGTTACCTAATCTGAACGAAAGAAAACCGAccaaataaacataataataaagataacTAGTGGAAAATAATAGCTTAATAAACTGATAAAACGACGAACGAAGAAAAAATGATAGGAAAAATATTTGACAACGCTTTTCGAATACGTACGTATAATAGATTCGTTTGCTTTCTCATTGGAGGAGCATTCACATATAGTTTTACAAATCCAGACATTGACACTGTTTATGAactttttccaatttttaagcaaaataaatatgcatatttaacatttttagagGTTAATAAGAATCAAGATACAGTATTCGAAGATAAACTCAAGGATCTTTGTAGGTTTTATCAAAAGCAACCTGGTTATTTATAcacaaaaataattaaaagaaaagatgccataaatgatttaaatcGCTATATTATGGTTTCTACATGGTTAAAAAGTGAAAACTATTTATTAGCTTGTAATAGAATATATGGCCAAatgttaattaaaaatattcaagATTTTACTAATTATGATTCATACCTATATAAAATAGTTGTTGATGATTCAGATTATTTACCTCCTGTATAGAAGGCTCAATGTTTTAAGTTATTactataaatgttataaatgCCATTACGTTTGTTTATTACTAATTTCTTAGTTGTTTTTTCGTTTATATAGTTATTACATCAATATATGTGTAGGATATcgcttataaatatataacacgAATAATCATTTTATTCAATTGTTTAACATATGCTTATTAgctaatttataataatacatatattaaatgtgtCATGATGAACATTCTTCATAATGTGAATGTATTCCCCCTATTtttgtgtatataaaaatgccttttttatttttaccatatttttacttttaccatattttacttttaccatattttatttttaccatatttttatttttaccatatttttatttatttctatataatctacgtttaacaattttttatatatattatttattttataatttttttagaatCATATATCAAATTCATCCttgttttgtttatttatttccattCAAAATGTTATACAAACATAATAACAATTGTGTGCGTATCAgacatacatatgtatagATATATGCATTTATGGCTActtgaaaatatttatattatgagTAGTGATAAATACATTGTTGCTTTAAACAATTTACAaaatcttaaaaaaaaattaatgtataattaatttatgctttatttattctaatttttttgtataagcAACGgtggaaatatataataatttcgATAACATTTCCAGCTAGTTTTAATTATTGGGGATTAAAACTGGAAAAAAGAAATCGccattgttttaaatatatatactgaTTAACTTTTGCTTATTTTGGAATTTTCCAAATACCAACATCAATTTACACGACAGTATGTACACtaatttatttgatgaaaattttttatacatatatatgagtATGTTTATATCTATAAACTTGTGTATACACAATAAATGAagtgttaaaaaaaaaaaatgaaaaaaaatcaagGAATACAAATGGACAATTTATATTTGGGATTCCATTCCAATTATACAAAACTATTAAGACACTTTACTTCCTTATAATacacattttaaaatttatttcattaaccaattattattatcaatattCTAAAAATTGCTATAGATATTATTATATCAccattaattatatttttacacaCATTATTGCAAATTAAAAAGTATATAGGAAATAATTAGTGAAGTGAAAGTTATACtgaatgtatatttttatattaatattctgactataagataataaaaatgagaatACGATTCATCATACTTATTTCAATTTTACTACTATGTGTAAAGCGGGTATTTTCATTCAAAGGAATACAAAAAC contains these protein-coding regions:
- a CDS encoding type II protein geranylgeranyltransferase subunit beta, encoding MELNIKLHEEYFLKSIKEKLGSKSKRDYASDKYESILINGVFWVLSGILIMNKGKNSLSDILEKNVIDMLYLLVMQSLQKKKIKEDIIYNYKKKNKILSDKDINEVIKIVKRKAYDDVINIKIDNEGTNISMDNISHYNGKTDENINRIEFPKNKEQKINITFNTNENTTNDLLIKNMREIDKVEKKNLNLFQNATHLCGFKNKKKIKKKFIVCGFSPCNKKWLYESNVISTLSAIQILFLINRTSENDISTKTLLEIYNFINLMFDEDKGFYHFSLKSFLLHFDGDMRFVFCSLSSLYFINLLLSKRNIYIYTNNNTQKCINWILNCFNVDGGFSKFPGSESHAGTTFCAVNSLNLLKDNNNRSFLFTNKLIRSKLIRWLCDRYENQGINGRVSKNHDVCYSWWVLSSLVSLKCNLSKLLNVNILINFILKCQDKDNGGFSRVQQNNNYIKRSEVFNYYDKENISYKQPDLFHSFFAISALSIIYYNIQHYKNKKSDKYDIFGDIKIPKHLEDQLIQLNDVHSSFAMPVYMTI
- a CDS encoding ER membrane protein complex subunit 6, putative; protein product: METNASIDNRNKDNIKDSLNSKILESNKYDENIVKHNKSSLILSRQFYGIIGGITAGILGLQGIKGFLFFSVFTLIGTLMTFFHIKNNYKSFFSSKSCIFLSDFFSGLISFILFWTLSYDIIYIF
- a CDS encoding adrenodoxin-type ferredoxin, putative, with amino-acid sequence MISRFSFPIRNNIFKRVLPSTFKNNYIYLNFKKSFTTQNSDEINVTFLNHDNHETTVKAQVGDSILKVAHENNINIEGACEGFCACSTCHVIIDDEFYELLPEAQDNELDMLELAPCITETSRLGCQVKLTKELDGIKIKLPPMTRNFYVDGYVPTPH